Proteins co-encoded in one Arachis hypogaea cultivar Tifrunner chromosome 11, arahy.Tifrunner.gnm2.J5K5, whole genome shotgun sequence genomic window:
- the LOC112722077 gene encoding uncharacterized protein codes for MLGTVAVLRTCPVRVGGQLDESQAYFHRLFWTFPPCIEAFCHCKPLVSIDGTHLYGKYGGTLLVAIAQDGNSNILPVAFALVEGENAESWSFFLSHLRQHVTPQPGLLVISDRHNGIKAALEALDGGWLPPAAYRAFCIRHVVANFALTFKGKDARRLLVNAAYAKTEVEFDY; via the coding sequence ATGCTTGGTACAGTAGCAGTCCTTCGGACATGCCCTGTTCGAGTTGGGGGACAGCTGGACGAGTCTCAAGCTTATTTTCATAGGCTGTTCTGGACGTTCCCACCTTGTATCGAGGCATTCTGTCATTGCAAGCCGTTGGTGagtattgacggcacccatctatatggcaagtatgggggaacgttgcttgTCGCAATTGCACAGGATGGGAACTCCAACATACTGCCAGTGGCATTTGCACTAgtcgagggtgagaatgctgagtcgtggtccttctttctctctcaccTCCGTCAGCACGTGACACCGCAGCCAGGTCTGCTAGTTATTTCGGACAGGCATAATGGCATCAAGGCCGCGCTTGAGGCTCTTGATGGGGGATGGCTACCTCCGGCTGCATACCgggcattctgcattcgacacgtagTAGCAAATTTCGCCctcaccttcaagggcaaagacgctCGGAGGCTTCTTGTGAATGCCGCATATGCCAAGACCGAAGTGGAGTTCGATTACTGA